A single region of the Candidatus Krumholzibacteriia bacterium genome encodes:
- a CDS encoding HypC/HybG/HupF family hydrogenase formation chaperone → MQSGVVQFGGIQKEVCLSFLPDVQVGEYVIVHAGFAISQVDEAEAVATFELLKQMGDLADLGEDTGSGGDALR, encoded by the coding sequence GTGCAGAGCGGCGTGGTCCAGTTTGGCGGCATCCAGAAGGAAGTCTGTCTGTCGTTCCTGCCCGACGTGCAGGTGGGCGAATATGTGATCGTGCACGCCGGCTTTGCCATCAGCCAGGTGGACGAGGCGGAGGCCGTGGCCACCTTCGAACTGCTCAAGCAGATGGGTGACCTGGCCGACCTGGGCGAGGACACGGGATCCGGC